From the genome of Streptacidiphilus rugosus AM-16, one region includes:
- a CDS encoding WD40/YVTN/BNR-like repeat-containing protein — protein MTETLLAVGTAKGLFLGRSKDRRSWSWTGPHFLMQGVYSVAVDRRGTAPRLLVGADSSHWGPSVFTSDDLGATWQEPAAPAVKFPEGTDASLTRVWQLKPAGPDEPGVVYAGTEPAALFRSEDGGVSFTLNESLWRHPQREQWQAGFGGQGLHTIVLDPRDPRAITIAVSTGGVYRSLDGGASWEPSNTGIEARFLPEPDNYPEFGQCVHKVSQDAVDPSRLYLQNHGGVYRSDDAGAVWKRIDSGLPADFGFPVAAHPHRADTAYVFPLTADYERIAPEHRCRVYRTEDAGETWQPLEKGLPAGEHFGVVLRDALATDDGDPAGIYFGNKNGEVYGSADEGESWTLLSEHLPSVLCVRAVTLD, from the coding sequence ATGACCGAGACGCTGCTCGCCGTCGGCACGGCCAAGGGTCTCTTCCTCGGCCGCAGCAAGGACCGTCGCTCCTGGTCCTGGACGGGGCCGCACTTCCTCATGCAGGGGGTCTACTCCGTGGCGGTCGACCGCCGCGGCACCGCCCCCCGCCTGCTGGTCGGCGCGGATTCGAGTCACTGGGGTCCCTCGGTCTTCACCTCGGACGATCTGGGCGCCACCTGGCAGGAGCCCGCGGCCCCGGCCGTCAAGTTCCCCGAGGGCACGGACGCGTCGCTGACCAGGGTCTGGCAGTTGAAGCCCGCCGGGCCCGACGAGCCGGGTGTCGTCTACGCGGGCACGGAGCCCGCCGCGCTCTTCCGTTCGGAGGACGGCGGGGTCTCCTTCACCCTCAACGAGAGCCTGTGGCGGCATCCGCAGCGCGAGCAGTGGCAGGCCGGTTTCGGCGGCCAGGGGCTGCACACCATCGTGCTGGATCCCCGCGACCCTCGGGCGATCACCATCGCCGTCTCCACCGGCGGCGTCTACCGCTCGCTGGACGGCGGCGCGAGCTGGGAGCCGTCGAACACCGGCATCGAGGCCCGCTTCCTGCCCGAGCCGGACAACTACCCCGAGTTCGGCCAGTGCGTGCACAAGGTGTCCCAGGACGCGGTCGACCCGTCCCGCCTGTACCTGCAGAACCACGGCGGCGTCTACCGCAGCGACGACGCCGGCGCGGTCTGGAAGCGCATCGACTCCGGCCTGCCGGCCGACTTCGGCTTCCCCGTCGCGGCCCATCCGCACCGCGCCGACACGGCCTACGTCTTCCCGCTCACCGCCGACTACGAGCGGATCGCCCCCGAGCACCGCTGCCGGGTCTACCGCACCGAGGACGCGGGCGAGACCTGGCAGCCGCTGGAGAAGGGCCTCCCCGCCGGCGAGCACTTCGGCGTGGTCCTGCGCGACGCCCTGGCCACGGACGACGGCGATCCGGCCGGCATCTACTTCGGCAACAAGAACGGCGAGGTCTACGGCAGCGCCGACGAGGGCGAGTCGTGGACGCTGCTGAGCGAGCACCTGCCGTCCGTGCTCTGCGTCCGGGCGGTCACGCTGGACTGA
- a CDS encoding AAA family ATPase, with product MNGARVAHHPSATPPPTAGQPVLREALVRLVASTLHPGQGALLTGPEGIGRTTLLDALATVAAGQGARVLRCGPTAAELGTAYAGLVDLLRPLPDSLLAALPPPQRQALTAALLRGAPTPGSTAGDFAVATALTALLGDLAADRPLLLVLDDAQHLDRASAGALAHVARRAPTLAVTFLVAVRTGGATPSAPPGRVLPRQIRRFAVPSLADDELVDLLRQHRRWPLPQAALRSVLRLADGNPATALELAEAAALAPQPEPTALDEPEIALPPRLLDRELASVRALPEDTAQALLLLALGSTDQPALTVLGASGVDDPVLALAAAERARLVALGPDGVARLRSPLLAAALRQGAGLTERVGAHAALARAVGDPVDRARHLALARPCADEQVAAALDAAAATARRRGDAATAHELARLAAARTPPDRPEHRDRRRLDAAAHAVAAARHDWARTAAQSVLTCSDDPRQRVRARLLLLDTAGQALEETGPLIAAGLAEAEGRPALLAALYRWSAVRELLGGRTGPAARAAARAAGLADRAGEPALGAQALGVLATVLALRGRPRQADPALRRALRLEHEAVGGAASTVGAEAGASLLRRRALAALDADRVGQASRLLSSLAQAAGAGVEEQVATLVALTRVQVRAGDCRRAEEHAARCVRLLGATGLDSPLGAYATALAACAGGTPEGAVAAARAAVRGSAADGDRLFEVRALGVLGESLLHAGGAERTAHAVEALQRARTLAARMELADPDAVRRLADLAEATALLGEHDEAEAVLTEAGATVAGWREPAWGAGAAAAVGRSRAVALAARGDSAGAVTLLRATVESLRALPLPLELARALIAWGAVERRARHRAAARDALTEAERLCLRHGAFPLLTRARTELDRLTPGERAPGRGAVELTAGEQRLARLVADGATNREAAAALFVSVKTVEGTLSRVYRKLGVRSRTALARALQQTAGSDR from the coding sequence ATGAACGGAGCCCGCGTGGCCCACCACCCCTCGGCGACCCCGCCGCCCACGGCCGGGCAGCCGGTGCTGCGCGAGGCTCTGGTCCGCCTCGTCGCGAGCACCCTGCATCCGGGGCAGGGCGCGCTGCTGACGGGGCCCGAGGGCATCGGTCGCACCACGCTCCTCGACGCGCTCGCCACCGTCGCCGCCGGTCAGGGAGCGCGCGTGCTGCGCTGCGGGCCGACCGCCGCCGAACTCGGCACCGCGTACGCGGGGCTGGTCGACCTGCTCCGCCCGTTGCCCGACAGCCTCCTCGCCGCGCTTCCGCCGCCGCAGCGGCAGGCGCTCACCGCCGCCCTGCTGCGCGGCGCGCCCACGCCGGGGAGCACGGCGGGCGACTTCGCCGTCGCCACGGCCCTGACGGCGCTGCTGGGCGACCTCGCCGCGGACCGTCCGCTGCTGCTCGTGCTCGACGACGCCCAGCACCTGGACCGGGCCAGCGCCGGCGCCCTCGCCCATGTCGCCCGCCGGGCGCCCACCCTCGCGGTGACCTTCCTCGTCGCCGTGCGGACCGGGGGCGCGACGCCCTCGGCCCCGCCCGGTCGGGTGCTGCCCCGGCAGATCCGCCGCTTCGCGGTGCCGTCGCTCGCCGACGACGAACTCGTCGACCTCCTGCGGCAGCACCGTCGGTGGCCCCTCCCGCAGGCCGCTCTCCGCTCCGTCCTGCGGCTGGCCGACGGCAATCCGGCGACCGCCCTCGAACTGGCCGAGGCGGCGGCGCTCGCGCCGCAGCCCGAGCCGACGGCCCTCGACGAGCCGGAGATCGCGCTGCCGCCGCGGCTGCTCGACCGGGAGCTCGCGTCGGTCCGCGCGCTCCCGGAGGACACGGCGCAGGCCCTGTTGCTGCTGGCGCTGGGCTCGACGGACCAGCCCGCCCTGACCGTGCTCGGCGCCTCGGGGGTCGACGATCCGGTCCTCGCCCTGGCCGCCGCCGAGCGCGCGCGACTGGTCGCCCTCGGGCCCGACGGCGTGGCGCGACTGCGGTCACCGCTGCTGGCCGCCGCGCTCCGCCAGGGGGCCGGTCTGACGGAAAGGGTCGGCGCCCACGCCGCGCTGGCGCGGGCCGTCGGCGATCCGGTGGACCGCGCCCGGCATCTGGCCCTGGCCAGGCCCTGCGCCGACGAGCAGGTGGCCGCGGCGCTGGACGCGGCGGCGGCGACGGCCAGGCGTCGCGGCGACGCCGCCACCGCCCACGAGCTCGCCCGCCTCGCCGCCGCGCGTACCCCGCCGGACCGCCCCGAGCACCGCGACCGGCGTCGGCTCGACGCCGCCGCCCACGCCGTCGCGGCGGCCAGGCACGACTGGGCGCGTACCGCGGCGCAGTCCGTGCTGACCTGTTCCGACGATCCACGTCAGCGGGTCAGGGCCCGGTTGCTGCTGCTCGACACCGCAGGCCAGGCCCTGGAGGAGACCGGCCCGCTGATCGCCGCCGGGCTCGCTGAGGCCGAGGGCCGCCCCGCACTGCTGGCGGCCCTCTACCGCTGGTCCGCCGTCAGGGAGTTGCTCGGCGGGCGGACCGGTCCGGCGGCGCGGGCGGCGGCCCGTGCCGCCGGTCTCGCGGACCGGGCCGGTGAGCCGGCGCTCGGCGCGCAGGCGTTGGGCGTGCTCGCGACGGTGCTGGCGCTGCGCGGGCGACCGCGCCAGGCCGACCCGGCCCTGCGCCGCGCGCTCCGGCTGGAGCACGAGGCCGTCGGCGGAGCCGCGTCGACGGTCGGGGCCGAAGCGGGGGCGAGTCTGCTGCGTCGTCGGGCGCTGGCCGCACTCGACGCCGACCGGGTCGGGCAGGCCTCCCGGCTGCTGTCCTCGCTGGCGCAGGCGGCCGGTGCCGGGGTGGAGGAGCAGGTCGCCACCCTGGTCGCGCTGACGCGGGTGCAGGTGCGCGCCGGGGACTGCCGCCGGGCCGAGGAGCACGCGGCGCGCTGCGTCCGGCTGCTCGGGGCAACCGGGCTGGACTCGCCGCTGGGGGCGTACGCGACGGCGCTGGCCGCCTGCGCGGGAGGCACACCGGAAGGCGCGGTCGCGGCCGCCCGCGCCGCGGTGCGCGGCTCGGCGGCCGACGGCGACCGGCTGTTCGAGGTGCGGGCGCTCGGCGTGCTCGGCGAGTCGCTGCTGCACGCGGGTGGGGCGGAGCGGACGGCGCACGCCGTCGAGGCGCTCCAGCGTGCCAGAACGCTGGCCGCCCGGATGGAACTCGCCGATCCGGACGCCGTCCGCAGACTCGCCGACCTCGCCGAGGCGACGGCGCTGCTCGGCGAGCACGACGAGGCCGAGGCCGTACTGACGGAGGCCGGGGCGACCGTCGCGGGCTGGCGTGAGCCGGCCTGGGGCGCGGGTGCGGCGGCCGCGGTCGGCAGGTCCCGCGCGGTCGCCCTGGCGGCGCGGGGCGACTCGGCGGGGGCGGTGACGCTCCTGCGCGCGACGGTGGAGAGCCTGCGGGCGCTGCCCCTGCCGCTGGAGCTGGCCCGCGCGCTGATCGCCTGGGGCGCGGTCGAACGTCGCGCCCGCCATCGCGCCGCGGCCCGGGACGCGCTGACCGAGGCCGAGCGGCTGTGCCTGCGGCACGGCGCGTTCCCCCTGCTGACCCGCGCCCGCACCGAGCTCGACCGGCTGACGCCGGGTGAGCGCGCGCCGGGCCGCGGCGCGGTGGAACTGACGGCCGGCGAACAACGCCTCGCCCGCCTGGTCGCGGACGGTGCGACGAACCGCGAGGCGGCGGCGGCGCTCTTCGTCAGCGTCAAGACGGTCGAGGGCACGCTCTCCCGCGTCTACCGCAAGCTCGGCGTCCGCTCCCGCACGGCGCTGGCGCGCGCCCTCCAGCAGACGGCCGGTTCCGACCGGTAG
- a CDS encoding 5-oxoprolinase subunit C family protein translates to MSAGADGRGGAAVAAGRSFVVVRPGPLATLQDGGRRGVAALGVPRAGALDGPAYRWANALVGNGSTGGSGAAVVEATLGGLALRAAGGDAWVAVTGAPAPVRVGGRPAAWGAAVRVREGDLVEVGAVTAGLRCYLAVDGGFDVPPVLGSRSADLLSGLGPAPLAAGTALPLGTSTPDAGPLHTDWLPLPAPPGELLLGLAPGPRRDWFTADALNALARARYTVSPASNRVGLRLTDGPALARRAGLGELPSEGMVLGSVQVPPDGLPVVFLADHPTTGGYPVVGVVPEPDLAAAAQAAPGTPVRFVPVR, encoded by the coding sequence ATGAGCGCGGGCGCGGACGGGAGGGGCGGCGCGGCCGTGGCGGCGGGCCGGAGCTTCGTGGTCGTGCGGCCTGGGCCGCTGGCCACCCTTCAGGACGGCGGGCGTCGCGGCGTGGCGGCGCTCGGCGTGCCACGGGCCGGTGCCCTGGACGGGCCCGCATACCGGTGGGCGAACGCCCTGGTCGGGAACGGCTCGACGGGAGGTTCCGGAGCCGCTGTGGTGGAGGCGACGCTCGGCGGGCTGGCGCTGCGGGCCGCTGGCGGGGACGCCTGGGTCGCGGTGACCGGCGCGCCCGCGCCGGTGCGGGTCGGCGGCCGTCCCGCGGCGTGGGGCGCGGCGGTGCGGGTGCGGGAGGGGGACCTGGTCGAGGTCGGCGCGGTGACCGCCGGGCTGCGCTGCTACCTGGCCGTCGACGGCGGCTTCGACGTGCCGCCCGTGCTGGGCAGCCGCTCGGCCGACCTGCTCTCCGGACTGGGCCCGGCGCCCCTCGCGGCCGGCACGGCGCTGCCGCTGGGCACGTCCACGCCGGACGCCGGCCCGCTGCACACGGACTGGCTGCCGCTGCCGGCCCCGCCGGGCGAACTGCTGCTCGGGCTCGCGCCCGGCCCGCGCAGGGACTGGTTCACGGCGGACGCGCTGAACGCGCTGGCCCGGGCCCGCTACACGGTCTCCCCGGCCAGCAACCGGGTCGGACTGCGGCTGACGGACGGGCCGGCGCTCGCGCGCCGCGCGGGTCTGGGCGAACTGCCCAGCGAGGGCATGGTGCTCGGCTCGGTGCAGGTGCCGCCGGACGGACTGCCGGTGGTCTTCCTCGCCGACCATCCGACCACGGGCGGCTATCCGGTCGTGGGCGTGGTGCCGGAGCCCGATCTGGCGGCTGCGGCGCAGGCCGCGCCGGGAACGCCGGTCCGGTTCGTGCCGGTCCGGTGA
- a CDS encoding S53 family peptidase, giving the protein MRLPLRAAVALLAAPLPVLALAAVPAHATAGSDARIALRADVLPAAATAHATRTGAVAPQRSISVTLNLAVRDQAGLDAFLRQVADSASAQYKHYLTVHQFARRFGATDATVAKVAGYLKAQGLAVGQVSANHLTLQARGTAAQVGRAFGATLATYRDNATGRGFYANTAAPVLPAGIAAAVTDIAGLNDFAVYHRDSAKEPLATSHAVSGLTPTKARSGYNLTSAIGAGYTGSGVTVGLLEFSAFQQSNITAYDKYFSLSPSTPAVRSAGGGTTDLSGQDEVELDIEVVQALAPKAAVEVYEAPNSDAGELAVYAALVSDDVPVVSISWGVYESGETASNLTSVNTDLQEAAAQGQSVYAASGDSGSDDAGNGGTSVDFPASDPYTTGTGGTSLTLNSSGAWSKETAWSGSGGGISSTFATPSYQSSVNSGSHRDVPDVAADANPSTGWAIYTEGAWYEFGGTSAAAPNWAAFTAVYDSEAAAKSKSAFGYANATIYALAKSSSYSSAFHDVTSGSNGAYSAATGYDKVTGWGSYNGAGFLSAELG; this is encoded by the coding sequence GTGAGGCTCCCGCTCCGCGCCGCCGTCGCCCTGCTTGCAGCGCCCCTGCCCGTGCTCGCGCTCGCCGCCGTGCCCGCGCATGCCACCGCGGGCTCCGACGCCCGCATCGCGCTCCGCGCGGACGTGCTGCCGGCCGCCGCCACCGCCCATGCCACGCGGACCGGCGCGGTCGCTCCGCAGCGCTCCATATCCGTGACCCTCAACCTCGCCGTGCGCGACCAGGCCGGGCTGGACGCCTTCCTGCGGCAGGTCGCAGACTCCGCCTCCGCGCAGTACAAGCACTATCTGACGGTCCACCAGTTCGCCCGGCGCTTCGGGGCGACGGACGCCACCGTCGCGAAGGTGGCCGGCTACCTCAAGGCCCAGGGTCTGGCGGTGGGTCAGGTCAGCGCCAACCACCTGACCCTGCAGGCGCGCGGGACCGCCGCCCAGGTCGGGCGCGCGTTCGGGGCCACGCTGGCCACCTACCGCGACAACGCCACGGGGCGCGGCTTCTACGCCAACACCGCCGCCCCTGTGCTGCCGGCCGGGATCGCCGCGGCCGTCACCGACATCGCCGGACTGAACGACTTCGCGGTCTACCACCGCGACAGCGCCAAGGAACCCCTGGCCACCTCGCACGCCGTCAGCGGTCTGACCCCCACCAAGGCGCGCTCCGGGTACAACCTCACCTCGGCGATCGGCGCCGGTTACACCGGCAGCGGCGTGACCGTCGGACTGCTGGAGTTCTCCGCCTTCCAGCAGTCCAACATCACCGCCTACGACAAGTACTTCTCGTTGAGCCCCTCCACGCCCGCGGTCCGCAGCGCCGGCGGCGGCACCACCGACCTGTCCGGGCAGGACGAGGTCGAGCTGGACATCGAGGTCGTCCAGGCGCTCGCGCCCAAGGCGGCCGTCGAGGTCTACGAGGCGCCCAACAGCGACGCAGGCGAACTGGCCGTCTACGCCGCGCTGGTGAGCGACGACGTGCCGGTCGTCTCGATCAGCTGGGGTGTCTACGAATCGGGGGAGACCGCGAGCAACCTGACCTCCGTCAACACCGACCTCCAGGAGGCGGCCGCCCAGGGCCAGTCCGTCTACGCCGCGTCCGGCGACAGCGGCTCCGACGACGCCGGCAACGGCGGCACCTCGGTCGACTTCCCGGCCAGCGACCCGTACACCACAGGCACCGGCGGCACCTCGCTGACGCTCAACTCCTCCGGCGCGTGGAGCAAGGAGACCGCCTGGTCCGGCAGCGGCGGCGGGATCTCCTCGACCTTCGCCACCCCGAGCTACCAGTCCTCGGTCAACAGCGGCAGCCACCGTGACGTCCCCGACGTCGCCGCCGACGCCAACCCGAGCACCGGCTGGGCGATCTACACCGAGGGCGCCTGGTACGAGTTCGGGGGCACCAGCGCCGCCGCGCCCAACTGGGCGGCGTTCACGGCGGTCTACGACAGCGAGGCCGCGGCGAAGTCCAAGTCGGCCTTCGGCTACGCCAACGCCACCATCTACGCCCTGGCCAAGTCGTCGAGCTACAGCTCCGCCTTCCACGACGTGACCAGCGGCAGCAACGGCGCGTACAGCGCGGCGACCGGCTACGACAAGGTCACCGGCTGGGGCAGCTACAACGGCGCGGGCTTCCTCTCCGCCGAACTGGGCTGA
- the pxpB gene encoding 5-oxoprolinase subunit PxpB, translated as MGARALLAEVGSDEEVAALLADLVRRQRAGELAAGLDLVPAARTVLVDGLVDARELAALSGWLEGWTPHRAPVDEGRLVEVETVYDGEDLAEVAALWGMSAAEAARCHAACTFRVAFCGFAPGFAYLTGLPESLAVPRRATPRTRVPAGSVALGGAYTGVYPGPSPGGWQLIGRTSLPLWQPDREPPALLAPGTRVRFVAVPA; from the coding sequence ATGGGGGCCCGTGCGCTGCTCGCCGAGGTCGGTTCGGACGAGGAGGTCGCCGCGCTGCTGGCGGATCTGGTGCGGCGTCAGCGGGCGGGTGAGCTGGCCGCCGGTCTCGACCTGGTCCCGGCGGCACGGACGGTGCTGGTCGACGGGCTCGTGGACGCGCGGGAGTTGGCGGCCCTGAGCGGCTGGCTGGAGGGCTGGACGCCGCACCGGGCGCCGGTGGACGAGGGTCGGCTGGTGGAGGTGGAGACGGTCTACGACGGGGAGGACCTGGCGGAGGTGGCGGCGCTCTGGGGCATGTCCGCGGCCGAGGCGGCGCGGTGCCACGCGGCGTGCACGTTCCGGGTCGCCTTCTGCGGCTTCGCGCCCGGCTTCGCCTATCTGACCGGCCTGCCGGAGTCGTTGGCCGTGCCCCGGCGGGCGACGCCGCGCACCCGGGTGCCGGCCGGCTCCGTCGCGCTGGGCGGCGCGTACACGGGCGTCTACCCCGGTCCCTCCCCCGGCGGCTGGCAGCTGATCGGCCGGACCTCGCTCCCGTTGTGGCAGCCCGACCGTGAGCCGCCCGCGCTGCTGGCGCCGGGCACCAGGGTCCGCTTCGTGGCGGTGCCGGCATGA
- a CDS encoding aquaporin, with the protein MGSSTRIFFAEALGTAILIIGGVGTAVFDAQRAGVLGVALAFGLSLLAAAYLIGPISGCHINPAISAAMVVVRKTDAKLLPAYVGGQVLGGLFGALLIWSVAQGHPGFTATGTDGRPTVVSVSETGFASNGYGIHSPDHYNLGAVILAEVVATALFALVVLATTARGFPVPMGGLVAGVGLTLVHLVTIPVSNTSVNPARSLATAVFQHGWALSQLWVFIIFPLLGGALAGLGWNALKQMQAAGVAAKAAASPELATSEVD; encoded by the coding sequence ATGGGGAGCAGCACACGTATCTTCTTCGCCGAGGCCCTGGGCACGGCAATCCTGATCATCGGCGGTGTCGGCACGGCCGTCTTCGACGCCCAGCGGGCCGGAGTGCTCGGCGTGGCCCTCGCGTTCGGCCTGAGCCTGCTCGCGGCGGCCTACCTGATCGGCCCGATCTCCGGCTGTCACATCAATCCCGCGATCAGCGCCGCGATGGTCGTCGTCCGCAAGACGGACGCCAAGCTTCTTCCGGCCTACGTCGGCGGCCAGGTCCTCGGCGGCCTCTTCGGCGCGCTGCTGATCTGGTCGGTCGCGCAGGGTCACCCGGGCTTCACCGCGACCGGCACGGACGGACGGCCGACCGTCGTCTCCGTCAGTGAGACCGGCTTCGCCTCCAACGGTTACGGCATCCACTCGCCGGACCACTACAACCTGGGCGCGGTCATCCTCGCTGAGGTCGTCGCGACGGCGCTCTTCGCACTGGTGGTGCTCGCGACGACGGCCCGCGGCTTCCCGGTGCCGATGGGCGGCCTGGTCGCCGGCGTGGGCCTGACCCTGGTGCACCTGGTGACCATCCCGGTCAGCAACACCTCCGTGAACCCGGCCCGTTCGCTGGCGACGGCGGTCTTCCAGCACGGCTGGGCGCTGAGCCAGCTCTGGGTCTTCATCATCTTCCCGTTGCTCGGCGGGGCACTGGCGGGGCTCGGCTGGAACGCGCTCAAGCAGATGCAGGCCGCGGGCGTGGCCGCGAAGGCGGCGGCGTCCCCGGAGCTGGCCACCAGCGAGGTGGACTAG
- a CDS encoding LamB/YcsF family protein produces the protein MDLNADLGEGFGRWTLTDDDALLAVVTSANVACGFHAGDPTTMRRVCAGAADGGVRIGAQVSYRDLAGFGRRAMDVPRGELADELLYQMGALEVFARAAGAGVAYVKPHGALYNRVVRDEQQAGAVVDAVTGFARAYGRELPVLGLPGSALLRAASAAGLRTVAEAFADRAYTPAGTLVPRGEPGAVLHDPEAVLAQALAIAVDGEVLAADGTKVSVAADSLCLHGDTPGAAALGVRVRAALAAAGVTLEPFA, from the coding sequence ATGGATCTCAACGCCGACCTCGGCGAGGGCTTCGGCCGCTGGACGCTCACGGACGACGACGCACTGCTCGCCGTGGTGACCAGCGCCAACGTGGCCTGCGGCTTCCACGCGGGCGATCCGACGACGATGCGACGCGTCTGCGCGGGGGCCGCGGACGGCGGTGTGCGGATCGGCGCACAGGTCTCCTACCGCGACCTGGCCGGATTCGGCCGCCGGGCGATGGACGTGCCGCGCGGCGAGCTGGCGGACGAACTCCTCTATCAGATGGGCGCCTTGGAGGTCTTCGCGCGGGCCGCCGGTGCCGGCGTCGCCTATGTGAAGCCGCACGGCGCGCTCTACAACCGGGTGGTCCGGGACGAGCAGCAGGCGGGCGCGGTGGTGGACGCGGTCACCGGGTTCGCCCGCGCCTACGGGCGCGAACTCCCGGTGCTCGGACTGCCGGGGTCCGCGCTGCTGCGCGCCGCTTCGGCCGCCGGGCTGCGCACCGTCGCGGAGGCCTTCGCGGACCGCGCCTACACGCCCGCGGGAACCCTGGTCCCGCGTGGCGAGCCGGGCGCGGTCCTGCACGACCCCGAAGCGGTGCTGGCCCAGGCGCTCGCCATCGCGGTGGACGGCGAAGTCCTGGCGGCGGACGGCACGAAGGTGTCGGTGGCCGCTGATTCACTGTGCCTGCACGGGGACACCCCGGGCGCGGCGGCGCTCGGGGTGCGCGTGCGCGCTGCCCTGGCGGCGGCCGGCGTGACGCTGGAGCCGTTCGCTTGA
- a CDS encoding SGNH/GDSL hydrolase family protein produces MTQLRISALGDSLTEGLGDPFDGGWRGWAALLAGGCAADPGAVAFVNHASSGARTADVLLRQLPLARARRPHLAAVLVGVNDTLRAGYDIHAVARHLDTTFGSLVEDGSVLLTACLPDPGRMLGLPDALARPLGRRMACVNTVVHALSDRYDAVHVHAATDDWVHDPAMWSVDRLHPSERGHRALARAFHGELARRGVALGPAPDQRPDGVAPSRAAQVLWMATKGTRWVFDRCTDLLPDLLRLAATERRENRSAQLDHEAAEQTAAALRALPGPLALQSSVTARTQSTDGRCSLSSVHDSPSSALP; encoded by the coding sequence ATGACCCAGCTCCGTATCTCCGCGCTCGGCGACTCCCTGACCGAGGGCCTGGGCGATCCCTTCGACGGCGGCTGGCGCGGTTGGGCCGCGCTGCTCGCGGGCGGCTGCGCGGCCGACCCCGGGGCCGTCGCCTTCGTCAACCACGCCAGCAGCGGTGCCCGCACCGCCGACGTGCTGCTGCGCCAACTGCCGCTGGCGCGCGCCAGAAGACCGCACCTGGCCGCCGTCCTGGTGGGCGTCAACGACACGCTCCGCGCGGGCTACGACATCCACGCCGTGGCCCGCCACCTCGACACGACCTTCGGCAGTCTGGTCGAGGACGGTTCGGTGCTGCTCACGGCGTGCCTGCCCGACCCGGGCCGGATGCTGGGCCTGCCCGACGCCCTGGCCCGCCCGCTGGGGCGGCGGATGGCCTGCGTCAACACCGTCGTGCACGCGCTCTCCGACCGCTACGACGCCGTCCATGTGCACGCCGCCACGGACGACTGGGTCCACGATCCGGCGATGTGGAGTGTGGACCGGCTGCACCCGAGCGAACGGGGCCACCGCGCCCTGGCCCGTGCCTTCCACGGCGAACTCGCGCGCCGCGGCGTCGCCCTCGGACCGGCCCCTGACCAGCGTCCGGACGGCGTCGCTCCCAGCCGCGCCGCGCAGGTGCTGTGGATGGCGACCAAGGGCACCCGCTGGGTCTTCGACCGCTGCACCGACCTGCTGCCCGACCTGCTCCGTCTCGCCGCGACGGAACGCCGGGAGAACCGGTCGGCCCAGCTCGACCACGAGGCCGCCGAGCAGACCGCCGCAGCCCTGCGTGCGCTGCCGGGCCCCTTGGCGCTTCAGTCCAGCGTGACCGCCCGGACGCAGAGCACGGACGGCAGGTGCTCGCTCAGCAGCGTCCACGACTCGCCCTCGTCGGCGCTGCCGTAG